The following coding sequences lie in one Oryza brachyantha chromosome 10, ObraRS2, whole genome shotgun sequence genomic window:
- the LOC102715696 gene encoding uncharacterized protein LOC102715696 yields MVGKELVVRKNVPVDIREIAAKATLREVRQNGHTYVELRRVGKRVIFFCTICLTECFSDTVLFDHLKGNLHSRRYAEAKVTLFGPMPWPFNDGVLFFNNSREKDPLLLDSSSQNNRELALVPQPERSANDVEVTSRLKDQSGSHNGKRGSRHGANAHANGRAASVSEGHVLSNHNGTDGPLVIPGVLLKDVASDLPVHLLGYGNIAYRLWEVSHGSRKISKIWCAWVGQDGSCGLSGCNTYEQSDFAIVNFTYTYELGRKWSSDDQDLPISAGSFFVIDDAGHRGKRRKKSFSDQEASSEESNGQSSSAHDNSQAIITCSPPGASHNLQVGLLSNKSMRRELRKQKRLAAEKACDICGRPMLPEKDVATLLNCRTGNLACSSRNSSGAFHLFHTSCLVHWTILCQYEMLADKIANKGKSNRGRKAKNAPKKITSILCPECQGTGIHVEGDELEKPTISLSEMFRHKLKSIEAHKAWMKSPEVLENCSTGLHFPAEHIENFEAELEAAVGGARAAAVHFWAAWCEASKQMDEVFAHLAVDFPHAVFLRVEAEEQPEISEAYGVTAVPYFVFFKEGKTVDTLEGANPASLANKVAKLAGPASVAESAVPASLGVAAGPTVLEKVQEMAQQNGASATGSTHTSTAEDALNKRLEQLVNSHPVFLFMKGTPEQPRCGFSRKVVDVLKQEGVEFGSFDILTDNDVREGMKKFSNWPTFPQLYCKGELLGGCDIVIAMHESGELKDVFKEQNIPLQPQGGKNEEAVKAEPDTEKSGAVPVSAGLTAAQKERLESLVNSSPVMVFIKGTPEEPKCGFSGKLVHILKQEKIPFSSFDILLDDEVRQGLKVLSNWPSYPQLYLDGELVGGSDIVMEMHKSGELKKVLSEKGVIPKESLEDRLKALISSAPVMLFMKGTPDAPRCGFSSKVVNALKQAGVSFGSFDILSDEEVRQGLKTYSNWPTFPQLYYKSELIGGCDIVLELEKSGELNSTLSE; encoded by the exons ATGGTGGGGAAGGAATTGGTGGTGCGAAAGAACGTCCCCGTGGACATCCGCGAGATTGCTGCCAAGGCGACGCTCCGGGAGGTCCGGCAGAACGGGCACACCTATGTGGAGCTCCGCCGCGTCGGCAAGCGAGTCATCTTCTTCTGCACCATCTGCCTGACTGAATGCTTCAGTGATACCGTGCTGTTTGATCACCTGAAGGGGAATCTGCACTCCCGGCGGTATGCGGAGGCTAAGGTCACGCTGTTTGGGCCCATGCCATGGCCGTTCAATGACGGCGTGCTCTTCTTCAACAACTCACGCGAGAAGGATCCACTCTTGCTGGACTCAAGTTCACAGAACAACAGAGAGCTGGCGCTTGTTCCTCAGCCTGAACGCTCAGCAAATGATGTTGAAGTGACTTCGAGGTTGAAAGATCAGTCTGGCTCTCATAATGGCAAGAGAGGGTCACGCCATGGTGCAAATGCGCATGCTAATGGTAGAGCTGCTTCTGTATCTGAAGGTCATGTGTTGTCAAACCATAACGGGACTGATGGTCCTCTCGTAATTCCTGGTGTATTGCTGAAGGACGTTGCTTCAGATTTGCCTGTGCATCTTTTGGGATATGGAAATATTGCATACAGGCTCTGGGAAGTTAGCCATGGATCTAGAAAGATTAGCAAGATATGGTGTGCTTGGGTAGGACAGGATGGTTCCTGTGGCTTAAGTGGGTGTAACACTTACGAGCAATCTGACTTTGCCATTGTCAACTTCACTTATACATATGAGTTAGGCAGGAAGTGGTCTTCTGATGATCAGGACCTTCCTATCTCTGCTGGATCTTTCTTCGTAATAGATGATGCTGGACATCGtggaaagagaaggaaaaaatcattttcagACCAAGAAGCTTCTTCAGAAGAGTCCAATGGGCAGAGCAGCTCTGCGCATGACAACAGCCAAGCTATCATAACATGTTCACCACCAGGTGCTTCACACAATCTTCAAGTTGGCCTCTTATCCAACAAATCTATGAGGAGAGAGTTGCGGAAGCAGAAGCGTCTCGCTGCTGAGAAAGCTTGTGATATTTGTGGGCGACCAATGCTTCCTGAAAAGGATGTAGCCACCTTGTTGAACTGCAGGACAGGAAATCTAGCTTGCAGCAGCAGAAACTCGAGTGGT GCTTTTCATCTGTTTCACACTTCCTGCCTTGTACACTGGACTATTTTATGCCAATATGAGATGCTAGCTGACAAAATTGCGAACAAGGGAAAAAGCAATAGAGGAAGAAAGGCAAAAAATGCACCTAAGAAAATAACATCCATCCTTTGCCCAGAATGTCAGGGAACAGGAATCCATGTTGAGGGAGATGAACTGGAAAAGCCAACCATTTCTTTATCTGAG ATGTTTCGCCATAAGCTAAAATCCATCGAAGCACACAAAGCATGGATGAAGAGCCCTGAAGTGCTTGAGAACTGTTCCACTGGACTTCATTTCCCTGCAGAGCATATAGAGAACTTTGAG GCGGagctggaggcggcggtgggcggggCGCGGGCCGCCGCGGTGCACTTCTGGGCGGCGTGGTGCGAGGCGTCCAAGCAGATGGACGAGGTCTTcgcccacctcgccgtcgactTCCCCCACGCGGTCTTCCTCCGG GTTGAAGCTGAGGAACAACCAGAAATTTCAGAGGCATATGGAGTTACAGCAGTgccatattttgttttcttcaag GAAGGTAAAACTGTCGATACTCTAGAGGGTGCAAATCCAGCCAGCTTGGCCAACAAGGTTGCCAAGTTAGCTGGACCTGCCAGCGTTGCTGAGTCTGCCGTGCCTGCTAGTCTGGGTGTGGCTGCTGGGCCTACTGTACTTGAAAAGGTCCAAGAAATGGCACAGCAAAATGGAGCCTCTGCTACTGGAAGTACACACACTAGTACTGCTGAAGATGCATTGAATAAGCGATTGGAACAACTTGTCAATTCGCATCctgtctttttatttatgaaggGAACTCCTGAGCAGCCAAGGTGTGGTTTCAGCCGAAAAGTAGTTGATGTTTTGAAGCAGGAAGGAGTTGAATTTGGGAGCTTTGACATCCTTACAGATAACGATGTACGTGAAGGAATGAAGAAGTTCTCAAACTGGCCAACTTTTCCTCAGCTTTACTGCAAAGGTGAGCTACTTGGCGGATGTGATATTGTGATTGCTATGCATGAAAGTGGTGAACTGAAGGATGTTTTTAAGGAGCAAAACATTCCTCTCCAGCCACAGGGAGGCAAAAATGAGGAGGCAGTGAAAGCTGAACCTGATACTGAGAAGAGTGGTGCAGTTCCTGTGTCAGCTGGGCTTACTGCAGCTCAGAAAGAACGTTTGGAAAGCCTTGTTAATTCCAGCCCAGTTATGGTATTTATAAAAGGTACACCAGAGGAGCCCAAGTGTGGATTCAGTGGGAAACTTGTTCATATTCTTAAGCAAGAGAAAATCCCGTTCTCAAGTTTTGACATTCTTTTGGATGATGAGGTTAGGCAGGGCCTAAAGGTTCTCTCAAACTGGCCCAGTTACCCTCAACTGTACCTTGACGGTGAACTGGTTGGTGGTTCAGATATTGTTATGGAGATGCATAAAAGCGGGGAGTTGAAGAAGGTTCTATCTGAGAAAGGGGTTATTCCAAAGGAAAGCTTGGAAGACCGATTGAAGGCCCTAATTTCCTCTGCTCCAGTTATGCTTTTCATGAAGGGCACCCCAGATGCTCCTCGCTGCGGCTTCAGTTCGAAGGTTGTGAATGCACTGAAGCAGGCAGGAGTCAGCTTCGGATCGTTCGACATCCTGTCTGATGAAGAAGTTAGGCAAGGTTTGAAGACATACTCCAACTGGCCCACGTTTCCTCAGCTTTACTACAAATCAGAACTGATTGGGGGCTGTGACATCGTTCTTGAGCTGGAGAAGAGTGGAGAGCTGAACTCCACACTTTCGGAGTAA
- the LOC102706415 gene encoding uncharacterized protein LOC102706415 has translation MASSALRRSLPRGSSLRRLLPSSPPPPSSTSAAAAATFRRSYKPGDGEAESVEEFEKRVLGGSDDNNLFRKLDVFENRRAGQSWGGMGGFRDRGNSSSILDELGSSFNSLEDGLDEKLDKASRTFHVTEEYEDEDYEYRPDVNFRRGSTYNVRDLDLTRPAAAKNPPRPQFETTSQDVLKKADFRNVRFLSNFLTDAGIIIKRSQTRISAKAQRKVAREIKTARALGLLPFTTMGQRPFVYGRSAEVNLSDEEYNYSFVDQKAGGPDENADDTVPAEEAAAPGAGNA, from the exons atggcgagctcCGCGCTGAGACGATCCCTCCCGCGTGGGAGCTCGCTTCGGCGGCTCCTCCCTTCGAGCCCTCCTCCCCCGTcttccacctccgccgccgccgccgcgaccttCCGGCGCTCCTACAAGCCCGGTGACG GGGAGGCAGAGAGCGTGGAAGAATTTGAGAAGAGGGTGCTGGGCGGCTCGGATGACAATAACCTCTTTAGGAAGCTAGATGTGTTTGAGAATCGCCGCGCAGGACAGAGCTGGGGCGGCATGGGTGGGTTCCGCGACAGGGGTAACTCTAGCAGCATCCTGGATGAATTGGGCTCGAGTTTCAATTCCTTAGAAGATGGTTTGGATGAGAAGTTGGATAAGGCATCCCGCACCTTTCATGTGACGGAGGAGTACGAGGACGAGGACTATGAGTACAGGCCGGATGTGAATTTCAGGCGAGGCTCAACTTATAATGTTAGG GATCTTGACCTTACAAGACCCGCAGCTGCAAAGAACCCTCCTAGGCCACAGTTTGAAACAACTTCGCAGGATGTTTTAAAGAAAGCTGATTTTAGG AATGTTAGATTCCTATCCAACTTTCTGACAGATGCCGGCATCATAATCAAGAGGAGTCAG ACTCGTATTAGCGCAAAAGCTCAGCGTAAGGTTGCAAGAGAGATTAAAACCGCCCGTGCATTGGGGCTATTGCCTTTCACAACAATGGGTCAAAGACCATTCGTTTATGGCAGAAGTGCGGAGGTGAATCTTTCAGATGAGGAATATAATTACAGCTTTGTAGATCAGAAGGCGGGTGGGCCTGATGAGAATGCAGACGACACTGTGCCTGCTGAGGAGGCTGCGGCACCTGGTGCGGGGAATGCATAA
- the LOC102715974 gene encoding pentatricopeptide repeat-containing protein At2g20710, mitochondrial-like produces the protein MLLHRRGTHVLHGGGGGIRRRLSVVAEETVSPPPPPRQPQEDSVAADAEKKVSPSPRPPGQPRDSLFRRVASVVYPRLPLAPILEQWSFVEERPVAKPELQSIVKYLCQRHRFSQALELSMWMTERRHLHLSPGDIAYRLDLISKVHGLDKAVEYFDSVPNQLRQQQCYGSLLRCYAEANCVEKAEELFEKMRGMGIAGSYAYNVMMKLYFQNDQVERVHSLHQAMEEGGIAPDIFTIDILVTAHADAEDVEAIETVLERANSCNDLISWHSYATIGKVFMKAGMQERALQAFQESEKKIAKKNNRVAYGFLLTMYADLGMNSEVERIWEIYRSKVPPSACNSMYMCRISVLLKMNDIPGAEKAYEEWESKHVYHDSRIMNLLLNAYCKEGLMEKAEAFVDQFIKKGRKPLANTWYKLAGGYFKVGQVSKAADLTKKALASASNEWIPDLTNVLMSLNYFMEQKNVEAAEEMASLLQRLLPLTRDVYHGLLKTYVNAGKPVSDLLDRMRKDGINTDEETDKILAGEVH, from the exons aTGCTGCTGCACCGGCGAGGCACTCACgtcctccacggcggcggcggcgggataCGCCGCCGCCTATCCGTGGTCGCCGAGGAGACCgtctcgccgcctccgccgcctcggcaACCCCAGGAGGACTCCGTGGCCGCGGACGCCGAGAAGAaggtctctccctcccctcgtCCGCCGGGGCAACCTAGGGACTCCCTCTTCCGCCGGGTCGCGTCCGTGGTGTACCCGCGCCTCCCGCTGGCCCCCATCCTGGAGCAGTGGTCCTTCGTCGAGGAACGCCCCGTCGCGAAGCCCGAGCTCCAGTCCATCGTCAAGTACCTGTGCCAACGCCACCGCTTCTCCCAGGCGCTCGAG CTTTCGATGTGGATGACCGAGCGGCGGCACCTCCACCTCTCCCCCGGCGACATCGCGTACCGGCTGGACCTGATCAGCAAGGTGCATGGCCTCGACAAGGCCGTGGAGTACTTCGACAGCGTGCCGAACCAGCTGAGGCAACAGCAGTGCTACGGCTCCCTCCTGAGATGCTACGCCGAGGCCAATTGCGTGGAGAAGGCCGAGGAACTCTTTGAGAAGATGCGGGGCATGGGGATAGCCGGCTCCTATGCTTACAATGTGATGATGAAGCTTTATTTCCAGAATGATCAGGTTGAGAGGGTGCACTCCTTGCACCAGGCTATGGAAGAGGGTGGAATCGCGCCTGATATATTCACTATTGACATTCTGGTGACTGCACACGCAGATGCTGAAGATGTTGAGGCGATCGAAACGGTTCTCGAGAGAGCCAATTCGTGCAATGATCTTATCAGTTGGCACTCATATGCTACTATAGGCAAGGTTTTCATGAAAGCTGGGATGCAAGAAAGGGCCTTGCAGGCATTTCAAGAATCAGAGAAGAAGATTGCTAAGAAGAATAATAGAGTTGCATATGGGTTTTTGCTCACCATGTATGCTGATCTAGGGATGAATAGTGAGGTGGAACGCATCTGGGAGATCTATAGATCCAAAGTGCCACCATCGGCATGCAACTCAATGTACATGTGCAGGATTAGTGTCCTACTTAAGATGAATGACATTCCTGGGGCTGAGAAAGCCTATGAAGAATGGGAAAGTAAGCATGTTTACCATGATTCGCGGATAATGAACTTACTGCTTAATGCTTACTGCAAAGAAGGTCTTATGGAGAAGGCAGAAGCTTTTGTAGATCAATTCATCAAGAAAGGGAGGAAACCTTTGGCCAATACTTGGTACAAATTGGCTGGTGGATATTTCAAGGTTGGTCAGGTGTCGAAGGCGGCGGATCTCACAAAGAAAGCCCTTGCTTCTGCGAGTAATGAATGGATACCTGATTTGACAAATGTGCTGATGAGCCTGAACTATTTCATGGAGCAAAAGAATGTAGAAGCAGCTGAGGAGATGGCAAGCTTATTACAGAGACTGCTTCCTCTAACAAGGGATGTTTACCATGGGTTACTGAAGACATATGTCAATGCAGGAAAACCAGTGTCAGACTTGCTTGATCGTATGAGAAAAGATGGTATCAATACTGATGAAGAAACAGATAAAATTCTTGCTGGAGAAGTTCACTAG